From Nicotiana tabacum cultivar K326 chromosome 15, ASM71507v2, whole genome shotgun sequence, the proteins below share one genomic window:
- the LOC107830523 gene encoding inactive glucose-1-phosphate adenylyltransferase small subunit 2, chloroplastic-like isoform X1, with protein sequence MSLPTWLNLKINAPHFVYKPTSKLIPASVPSKLNLSYTQHFECPNSLIPPADQNVAAIVFGDGSNSRLYPLTKRRSESALPIAGNYRLIDAVVSNCINSNIRKVYALTQFNSASLNSHLSRAYSSARIGNEALVEVIAAYQSPEGKGWFQGTADAIRRCLWVLEEYPILEFLLLPGYHLYKMDFQELLEAHWNNRADITVAVLSRTRDNDTEFGTFQLNSENQVIAFKDNPEKRVQNSEKLKDISHDNFASMDIYVVNKDAMIKLLTEYHPLANDFRREVVPGAISLGMNVYAHKFSGYWDDIRSIEAYYRANMESIKNTNKAYCSMYDKDSPLYTLPRHLPPTQITDAVITDSVIGDGCFLNRCKIRGTVVGMRTRVGDGATVEDSVIMGSDTYQGGRLEEDIHIPIGIGEGTQIRKAIIDKNVRIGKNVKILNRENVQECSNEENGYIITGGIVVILKGAIIPNGSII encoded by the exons ATGTCTCTTCCTACTTGGCTGAATCTCAAGATTAATGCCCCTCATTTTGTTTACAAGCCTACATCAAAGCTCATTCCAGCTTCTGTTCCATCAAAGTTGAATCTATCATATACACAACATTTTGAATGTCCAAACTCTCTAATTCCTCCAGCAGACCAG AATGTTGCAGCAATTGTGTTTGGAGATGGATCAAATTCAAGACTTTATCCATTGACAAAGAGAAGGTCAGAGTCTGCACTTCCTATCGCAGGGAACTACAGACTCATTGATGCAGTTGTTAGTAACTGCATCAATAGTAATATAAGGAAGGTATATGCACTTACACAGTTTAACTCTGCCTCTCTAAATTCCCACCTTTCAAGAGCTTATTCTAGTGCACGAATCGGGAACGAAGCATTAGTTGAAGTCATTGCAGCTTATCAGAGCCCTGAGGGCAAAGGATGGTTTCAG GGAACTGCTGATGCTATAAGAAGATGTTTGTGGGTACTAGAAGAGTACCCGATCCTCGAGTTTCTACTGCTTCCCGGTTACCATCTTTACAAAATGGATTTCCAGGAACTCTTAGAGGCTCACTGGAACAACAGAGCTGATATAACTGTTGCAGTGTTAAGTCGAACGAGGGATAACGATACAGAATTTGGTACTTTCCAACTAAATTCTGAAAATCAAGTCATTGCTTTCAAAGACAATCCAGAGAAGCGA GTACAAAATTCAGAGAAATTGAAAGACATTTCTCATGATAATTTTGCCAGCATGGATATCTATGTTGTTAATAAAGATGCTATGATAAAGCTTCTGACAGAGTATCATCCTTTGGCCAATGACTTCAGAAGAGAAGTTGTACCAGGTGCAATTTCCTTAGGAATGAAT GTATATGCACACAAATTCAGCGGCTACTGGGACGATATCAGAAGCATTGAAGCTTACTACCGGGCAAATATGGAAAGCATAAAGAATACAAATAAGGCATATTG CAGCATGTATGACAAAGACTCTCCGCTATACACTTTGCCTCGACACCTACCTCCAACTCAGATAACTGATGCTGTTATAACGGACTCTGTGATCGGAGATGGATGCTTTCTCAAT AGATGCAAGATCAGAGGTACAGTTGTTGGCATGAGAACAAGAGTAGGTGATGGAGCAACTGTTGAGGATTCAGTAATAATGGGTTCCGATACCTATCAA GGCGGTCGCTTAGAGGAGGATATCCACATTCCTATTGGAATTGGAGAAGGCACGCAAATAAGGAAAGCAATAATTGATAAGAATGTGAGAATTGGCAAAAATGTTAAG ATTTTGAATAGGGAAAATGTCCAAGAGTGTAGTAATGAAGAAAATGGCTACATTATCACTGGAGGCATAGTTGTAATTTTGAAGGGTGCCATTATTCCAAATGGAAGCATTATATGA
- the LOC107830523 gene encoding inactive glucose-1-phosphate adenylyltransferase small subunit 2, chloroplastic-like isoform X2: MSLPTWLNLKINAPHFVYKPTSKLIPASVPSKLNLSYTQHFECPNSLIPPADQNVAAIVFGDGSNSRLYPLTKRRSESALPIAGNYRLIDAVVSNCINSNIRKVYALTQFNSASLNSHLSRAYSSARIGNEALVEVIAAYQSPEGKGWFQGTADAIRRCLWVLEEYPILEFLLLPGYHLYKMDFQELLEAHWNNRADITVAVLSRTRDNDTEFGTFQLNSENQVIAFKDNPEKRVQNSEKLKDISHDNFASMDIYVVNKDAMIKLLTEYHPLANDFRREVVPGAISLGMNVYAHKFSGYWDDIRSIEAYYRANMESIKNTNKAYCMYDKDSPLYTLPRHLPPTQITDAVITDSVIGDGCFLNRCKIRGTVVGMRTRVGDGATVEDSVIMGSDTYQGGRLEEDIHIPIGIGEGTQIRKAIIDKNVRIGKNVKILNRENVQECSNEENGYIITGGIVVILKGAIIPNGSII, from the exons ATGTCTCTTCCTACTTGGCTGAATCTCAAGATTAATGCCCCTCATTTTGTTTACAAGCCTACATCAAAGCTCATTCCAGCTTCTGTTCCATCAAAGTTGAATCTATCATATACACAACATTTTGAATGTCCAAACTCTCTAATTCCTCCAGCAGACCAG AATGTTGCAGCAATTGTGTTTGGAGATGGATCAAATTCAAGACTTTATCCATTGACAAAGAGAAGGTCAGAGTCTGCACTTCCTATCGCAGGGAACTACAGACTCATTGATGCAGTTGTTAGTAACTGCATCAATAGTAATATAAGGAAGGTATATGCACTTACACAGTTTAACTCTGCCTCTCTAAATTCCCACCTTTCAAGAGCTTATTCTAGTGCACGAATCGGGAACGAAGCATTAGTTGAAGTCATTGCAGCTTATCAGAGCCCTGAGGGCAAAGGATGGTTTCAG GGAACTGCTGATGCTATAAGAAGATGTTTGTGGGTACTAGAAGAGTACCCGATCCTCGAGTTTCTACTGCTTCCCGGTTACCATCTTTACAAAATGGATTTCCAGGAACTCTTAGAGGCTCACTGGAACAACAGAGCTGATATAACTGTTGCAGTGTTAAGTCGAACGAGGGATAACGATACAGAATTTGGTACTTTCCAACTAAATTCTGAAAATCAAGTCATTGCTTTCAAAGACAATCCAGAGAAGCGA GTACAAAATTCAGAGAAATTGAAAGACATTTCTCATGATAATTTTGCCAGCATGGATATCTATGTTGTTAATAAAGATGCTATGATAAAGCTTCTGACAGAGTATCATCCTTTGGCCAATGACTTCAGAAGAGAAGTTGTACCAGGTGCAATTTCCTTAGGAATGAAT GTATATGCACACAAATTCAGCGGCTACTGGGACGATATCAGAAGCATTGAAGCTTACTACCGGGCAAATATGGAAAGCATAAAGAATACAAATAAGGCATATTG CATGTATGACAAAGACTCTCCGCTATACACTTTGCCTCGACACCTACCTCCAACTCAGATAACTGATGCTGTTATAACGGACTCTGTGATCGGAGATGGATGCTTTCTCAAT AGATGCAAGATCAGAGGTACAGTTGTTGGCATGAGAACAAGAGTAGGTGATGGAGCAACTGTTGAGGATTCAGTAATAATGGGTTCCGATACCTATCAA GGCGGTCGCTTAGAGGAGGATATCCACATTCCTATTGGAATTGGAGAAGGCACGCAAATAAGGAAAGCAATAATTGATAAGAATGTGAGAATTGGCAAAAATGTTAAG ATTTTGAATAGGGAAAATGTCCAAGAGTGTAGTAATGAAGAAAATGGCTACATTATCACTGGAGGCATAGTTGTAATTTTGAAGGGTGCCATTATTCCAAATGGAAGCATTATATGA